One genomic region from Nymphaea colorata isolate Beijing-Zhang1983 chromosome 12, ASM883128v2, whole genome shotgun sequence encodes:
- the LOC116265549 gene encoding uncharacterized protein LOC116265549: MSDIEASKLANAQVFAMHKEWDDASCPICMDHPHNAVLLICSSFDQGCRSYMCDTSYRHSNCLDRFKKLRANSDGSNNDEGRGHHQRSPSENHSEEPSDGARMRGNPSSDLQESSQNAGVPVISTEADNEIARSIAGHDSYGQLKCPLCRGTVHGWKIVKEAREYLDLKPRACSRESCSFVGNYHELRRHARRVHPSIRPADVDPSRQRAWRHLEHQREYGDIVSAIRSAMPGAIVLGDYVLDNDNGQSLYREGAAAEGTESGPWWTTLFLFHMLGPVGNRDERRGSSRSWRRHRRSSGGDSRRRYPWGERLLGLYEDEDDWNSASDAAEDFSTPRRRRRFTRPRNDDEQP; the protein is encoded by the coding sequence ATGTCTGATATTGAAGCAAGCAAACTGGCTAATGCACAAGTCTTTGCTATGCACAAGGAGTGGGACGATGCTTCGTGTCCAATCTGTATGGACCACCCGCACAATGCTGTTCTGCTTATCTGCAGCTCCTTTGACCAGGGCTGCCGGTCTTACATGTGTGACACAAGTTACAGACATTCCAATTGCCTTGAccgttttaaaaaattgagagcCAACTCTGATGGCTCTAATAATGATGAAGGTCGTGGGCATCACCAGAGGTCTCCTAGTGAAAATCATTCTGAGGAACCTTCTGATGGTGCGAGGATGAGAGGGAACCCATCTTCGGACCTGCAAGAATCATCACAAAATGCTGGAGTTCCAGTTATTTCGACAGAAGCTGATAATGAGATAGCGAGGAGCATTGCTGGTCATGACTCATATGGTCAACTAAAATGCCCACTTTGCAGAGGTACAGTGCATGGCTGGAAGATTGTCAAAGAAGCAAGGGAATATCTTGATCTAAAGCCAAGGGCCTGCTCCAGGGAATCATGCTCCTTTGTTGGGAATTATCATGAACTGCGGAGGCATGCGAGAAGAGTTCATCCATCTATCCGTCCAGCTGATGTTGACCCATCAAGACAACGTGCTTGGCGGCACCTTGAGCATCAAAGAGAGTACGGTGACATTGTAAGTGCCATCAGGTCAGCCATGCCTGGTGCCATTGTGCTTGGGGACTATGTGTTGGATAATGACAACGGGCAATCACTGTATCGGGAAGGTGCAGCTGCGGAAGGTACCGAGTCAGGACCGTGGTGGACTACTCTATTTCTGTTCCATATGCTTGGACCAGTTGGCAACCGTGATGAGCGACGGGGGTCTTCGCGGTCATGGAGAAGACATCGAAGATCTTCGGGTGGAGACTCCCGTCGGCGCTATCCATGGGGCGAGCGGCTGCTGGGGCTGTATGAGGATGAAGATGACTGGAATTCAGCTAGTGATGCTGCTGAAGATTTCTCAACGCCACGGAGGCGTAGGCGATTCACACGCCCAAGGAATGATGATGAGCAGCCATGA